In the Caballeronia sp. NK8 genome, GTTCGATCATGCCGCCGGGCCACGCACCCGGTTCCTTACCACGTCTTCGTCTCGCTATATCCCGCACGCTATCACGCCGCGCGCGGCGACGCATCGTCGTATGGACGCGTCTCGTTGCCTGCCGCGCCCTTCGACGCCATCGACGCCAGCAGCCCCACCGCCACGCTCGGCGCGCACGTCGATACCCATTCGGCGCGCGTCGTGTCGTCATGCGCGGCACCCGCCAGCCGCGCGAAATCGACAAAACCGCGCGCCTCCTGCCGCGCCAGCGCCGCCGCCAAAAAGCGCCCGCACCCCGCGCCCACGATCGGCGCGGCGGCCAGCGCCGCATCCTGCGCGATCACGCGCGCGAGATTCGCTTCGAGCGTGCGCAACTGTTCGTGCCGCCAGCTTTGCGCGAAGCGGCGCCATTCGCCATCGCTCGCATCGGCGGCGTCGCGGCCGATCATCCTGGCAATGCGCGCCCGGCTCGCCGCTTCCGTCTTCGGTCCGTTGTCGGCGCTCGGATGCTGATCGTGCTCGGGCCACAGCTCGCCCGTCAGCCGATAGACATCCGCGGTCGTCGCGAACCATTCGTTCATCACGCCGGTCGTCTCGCCGCGAAACGCGATGCGATGCGCAACCCCGCACAATGGCGTGCGTACGACGCCCTGATACACGAGCTCGCCGCTGATGAGCCGCGCGGCGTCGTTCGAACCGCGCGCGGCGACACGGCCGCCGACGATCGGAATGATGTCCGTCGTCGTGCTGCCGATATCGACGAGCAACGCATCCGGCATGCACGTCGCGACCCATTGCGCGGTCGCGAGCCAGTTCGCCGACGCGACGCTGCGCCATCGGTCCGGACACGCGGAGCGCGCGAGCCAGCCCGCAGCGCCGGCGTAGAACAGGGTGCGTGCGCCGAGACGTTGCGCGAGCGTGCGGGTAAGGATGTGCACGCCCTCGGCGCGGTCGGCGAAGAGATCGACCATTTCACCCGTCATCGTGACGGCATGGCGCGCCGATGCATCGGCGGCGACGGGCCAGCGCTCGAACACGCCGTCGATCGCGCGCTCCAGATGCGCGATGCCCTGCCACAGCGGACACGCCCATTGCGCGACATCGGCGAGCGCGCCCGCGCGCGTCACCATCGACACCTTGACGTGCGCGCCGCCCACGTCCCAGCCGAAAACCGCTGCATCGTTCGATGCCGACGCCGTCATGATGCCGCTCCGCCACATGCGCGCAGCAATCCGGCATCGCCGTCGAAGCCGGGCACGCGATGCGCCGCGAGCAGCTCGGCCGCGAGATTCCTGCCGCCGCGCCGGCTGAGTTCCGCATACGCGACCGTCAGACGCGGATTCACCTCGATCACGACCGGCCCGCGCTCCGGATGCCACACGACATCGATGCCCGCGAAGCCGCGCAAACCCGGAAACGCCTCGGCGACGCGCAAGGCCAGCCGTTCGAGCGCGCGCCCTTGCGGACCATGCCGGTCGATGCGATCGACATCGACGCCATCGAACTGCACGATGCGCTCGCGCCGCCCCGAGCCCGCCGCGTCCGACAGGCCGATGCGCTGGCGATTGATGCTGACGAGCCGCGACAGCCGTTCCCGGCAGATCAGCGAAAGACTCAGCGGCTCGCCGTCGATCCATTCCTGCAGCACGGGATTGCGGCCCGCTTCCGCGCGCGCTTCGTATTCGGCGCGCGCGGCGGCGAGATCGTCGTAGACGTAGGTGTCGAGGCCGCCCGCGCCGTCGTCGGGCTTGACGACCCAGCGGCGACCGATCGCCGCGGCCGCGTTTTCGGGTTCGAGCGCGGGCGTCGCGGCAATGCTGCGCGCGGCGAGACACGCGGCCGTCGCGCTTTTGCTCGACGCCGCGCGGATCGCTTCCTTCGCGCAGCCGAGCCAGCGCGCCTGGCCGACGGCATCGTAAAGCTTGAGCAGCAGCCCGTCGCATTCGGGCGCGACGATGCAGGCATAGTCATGTTCGCGCGCCACGCGGGCGACGAAGCGTATGACCGGCTCTCCGGGCTGCGGGCGCACGAAGCCTTGCGTGTCATCGACCTGTTCGAAGCGCGAGCTTGCGACGGTTACGTCGATGCCCGGCAGCGCGCGCAGATCGGCGGCGATGGCGTCGCGCATCACGCGGCCTTCGACGATCAGCGCGGAGAGATCGGCGAGGCTGCCTGCGCCTGCCGCGTCCGGATCGATGCCGCCGCCGGTGAGATACTCGAATACGAAGATCTTGGTCAAAGGAAAGCCATCCATGCAGGTGATACCCGTTCTCGATCTGCTCGACGGCCACGCGGTGCGCGCCGTGCGAGGCGAGCGTTCGCGCTATCGGCCGATCCAGTCTTCGTTGTGCGCGACGAGCGATCCGGTTGCGATCGCCCGCGCGCTCGTCGCCGCCACCGGCGCGCGCACCTTGTACGTCGCCGATCTGGGCGCGATCCTGCAGCGCGGCGCGCACGACCACGCGCTCGCCGCGCTATGCGACGCCCTCGGCGGGGACTCGCGCATCTGGCTCGACGCGGGCTTCACCGCGTTCGCGCCGATGCGTGCGCTCGTCGAACGCGTCGTGCGGCTGACGCGGTCCGCATCGCCGGCGGCGATCGTGCCCGTGTTCGGCACCGAAACCCTGCTCGACATCGGCGCGATCGCGCAGGCATCGGCTGGCGGCTTCGAGCCGATCCTGTCGCTCGACTATCGCGGCGGCCGCGCGCTTGGGTCAACGCATGTCGAGAGCGCGTGGTGGCCGTCGCGCGTGATCGTGATGACGCTCGATCACGTGGGCGCGTATGCCGGGCCCGATCTCGATACCTTCGCCGACGTGCGCGCGCTTGCCGGTGCGCGCGAGGTGATCGGTGCGGGAGGTATCCGCGATTGCGCCGATCTCGAACTCGCTGCGCGTAGCGGCGCCGATGCGTGGCTCGTGGCTTCCGCGATTCACGATGGCAACGTGGGTCGGGGCGATGTGCAT is a window encoding:
- a CDS encoding hydantoinase/oxoprolinase family protein — translated: MTASASNDAAVFGWDVGGAHVKVSMVTRAGALADVAQWACPLWQGIAHLERAIDGVFERWPVAADASARHAVTMTGEMVDLFADRAEGVHILTRTLAQRLGARTLFYAGAAGWLARSACPDRWRSVASANWLATAQWVATCMPDALLVDIGSTTTDIIPIVGGRVAARGSNDAARLISGELVYQGVVRTPLCGVAHRIAFRGETTGVMNEWFATTADVYRLTGELWPEHDQHPSADNGPKTEAASRARIARMIGRDAADASDGEWRRFAQSWRHEQLRTLEANLARVIAQDAALAAAPIVGAGCGRFLAAALARQEARGFVDFARLAGAAHDDTTRAEWVSTCAPSVAVGLLASMASKGAAGNETRPYDDASPRAA
- a CDS encoding ATP-grasp domain-containing protein, with protein sequence MTKIFVFEYLTGGGIDPDAAGAGSLADLSALIVEGRVMRDAIAADLRALPGIDVTVASSRFEQVDDTQGFVRPQPGEPVIRFVARVAREHDYACIVAPECDGLLLKLYDAVGQARWLGCAKEAIRAASSKSATAACLAARSIAATPALEPENAAAAIGRRWVVKPDDGAGGLDTYVYDDLAAARAEYEARAEAGRNPVLQEWIDGEPLSLSLICRERLSRLVSINRQRIGLSDAAGSGRRERIVQFDGVDVDRIDRHGPQGRALERLALRVAEAFPGLRGFAGIDVVWHPERGPVVIEVNPRLTVAYAELSRRGGRNLAAELLAAHRVPGFDGDAGLLRACGGAAS
- a CDS encoding HisA/HisF-related TIM barrel protein; translated protein: MQVIPVLDLLDGHAVRAVRGERSRYRPIQSSLCATSDPVAIARALVAATGARTLYVADLGAILQRGAHDHALAALCDALGGDSRIWLDAGFTAFAPMRALVERVVRLTRSASPAAIVPVFGTETLLDIGAIAQASAGGFEPILSLDYRGGRALGSTHVESAWWPSRVIVMTLDHVGAYAGPDLDTFADVRALAGAREVIGAGGIRDCADLELAARSGADAWLVASAIHDGNVGRGDVHRGALEG